In Helicobacter mastomyrinus, the sequence TCAAGCACACTTATATCTTTGCCAAAGCCAAATTTTGTGCTGATGAAAATCTTGTCTTTTTTGTAGGATTTAAGCAATTTGCCCACCAAGATTTCATTTGTATCGGGTCCATAGACTTGTGCGGTATCAAAGAGTGTAATGCCACTATCAAGGGCGGATTCTAGCAAATTTAGAGCTGCTTTTTCGCTTAAGCGGACGCTGCGATGATAATTGAGCCCCATACAACCAAAGGCAAGGGTGGATACTTCAAAGGCATAAGTTCCTATGCCAAGTGTGCGTTTTGGCATAGTGATATGCTTAGAATCTATCCCAAAAAGTGTGCTGAAAATACTGCTAGTATGTAGCCCAAGCACGATACCTAGCAAACTTGTAGTCTTTAAAAACTCTCTACGATGTGGCATATTGCTCCCTTGTTATAGAATCTTACTTTAAAGCAAAAGGTATTATAAGCCCTGACACTTGGTGTTTGTCAAGGGGTTAAATTTCAAATTGATCATAAATTAGAATTAGAATTGTTAGAATATAGATTGAGGAGTTTATGTAGGCATCACTTAAAGTCTTTTGCAATCACAGAATCTACTAAAAGGTTAAAAAAAACTGATGACAAAATCACATATAAATCAAATCATCAATCATTATATCAAAGATGTTTTTAATAGGGTGGCTGATTTTCAAAATTATCATTGGCGAAGTGATATAATGAACATTGAAATATTAGATAATACACATTTTATTGAATACAGCAAAAGCGGGCATAAAACGTTTTTTGAAATAACTTTATTGGAAAATTGTAAGATGATTCAACTTTATTTAGAAAATAAAAATATAAAAAGATATTTTATAGGAAATTTTAAGACTATTGATAATGATAAACATTCATCGATTTTACCGAATACATTGAAATAAAAATTTTTTCAAAAAATAATATTCAAGCCCTTTATGAAATCCTATCTCAATACAATATATGAATGATTTAATACATTCATTTGATAAACAATAATTGCTTCACGCAAGGCTTGGAAATAACCTTATTTCTTGTCTTGTTCCAAACTCTCAAGCCATTTTCTTATACTGCCTCTGCTGCTGCCAAAATCAAATTTTTTGTCCTGTTGAAACACCGCTTTTGGAGCGGAATCTTTTAAAAATTTCATACAGGTTTCAAGCTCACTGCCTCCGCTCGTGCAAAAGGGAATGATGATTTTAGAGTGAAAATTATGAGATTCTAAAAAGGTATTGATGATATGGGGTGCGTGATACCACCAAATAGGAAAGCCCACAAAAATCCGTCCATAAGGCGATATGTCGATACTTTGGGCGATTTTAGGGCGTGAGGATTTATCCTTGCATTCTTTGCTGGTGCGAGAATTTTCATCATTCCAATCCAAATCCGCCACACTATAAGGTTCTTTTGGCAGTATCTCGTAAATATCGGCATTTGCGACATCTGCAAGGGTTTTGGCTATATCTTTGGTGATGCCTGTGGCAGAGAAATAAGCGACTAAATCTTTCATCGTTGTTCCTTTTGGTATGGATTGCTTTATATTCCTTGCGAATGTTTGCGATGATATTAGGATTTGTCATTGCGAGAAAGTCCGCAGCGCTTTCGCGGCAATCCACTTTGCTATCATTTATGGAGTCAGCCTCTTTTTGCAAATTACATAGGCGTAGAGCTCTGCTATTTCACTCGCTCAATCTTTGAATCAAAGCATTTTGATAGTTTTTGATTGCACTGCGGCTTATTCCTTGAAACACAAGAGGCTCGAGGTAGGTCATTCCAGCGTGATCCGCACTTGCTTTCATCGAAACAAAAATATCCTTTAATTCTATGCCCACTCTGCCATTTTTGCCATAGGTGCTTGCCTCGCCTCCTGCGGTTGAGACAACAAGCATTTCTTTGCCCTTCCACAAGTCAGGTCCCACACTACTCCAAGTTTCGTTCAAATAAGCTTTCATCATCGGCGTGATATTAAACCAATGCGTAGAAAATAAAAAGACGATTCTTTGAAATTCACGCGTAATTTGCCGCTCTTTTGTCCCATCAATCGCCCTTGTATCAAAACCATAGAGGCTTTCAAGATTACGCACTTCTACATTTTTCACGCTCCTTGCTGCACTTTCTAAGGCTTTAATGAAAAATGAGCTTTCAGGGTAGGGGTGCGAGACGATTACAAGGGTTTTTTACCCTCGCTTCTACTGCAAACAAAATGCTGCTACATAGCAGCAAAAGCAGGACAATATTTTTCATTTTTACTCCTTTTTAGAT encodes:
- a CDS encoding flavodoxin, with translation MKDLVAYFSATGITKDIAKTLADVANADIYEILPKEPYSVADLDWNDENSRTSKECKDKSSRPKIAQSIDISPYGRIFVGFPIWWYHAPHIINTFLESHNFHSKIIIPFCTSGGSELETCMKFLKDSAPKAVFQQDKKFDFGSSRGSIRKWLESLEQDKK
- a CDS encoding NAD(P)H-dependent oxidoreductase, with the protein product MVSHPYPESSFFIKALESAARSVKNVEVRNLESLYGFDTRAIDGTKERQITREFQRIVFLFSTHWFNITPMMKAYLNETWSSVGPDLWKGKEMLVVSTAGGEASTYGKNGRVGIELKDIFVSMKASADHAGMTYLEPLVFQGISRSAIKNYQNALIQRLSE